In Massilistercora timonensis, the following are encoded in one genomic region:
- a CDS encoding TnpV protein, which yields MSELTYTRCGDYYIPDLKLSEQLEAPIGKYGRMRQRYLKEHRPGLYSSLILSEKLYPHLLEIDRAARERMDAMLPRMMEAAGVTEELKSRDPMRWVGLMNTLKAQAEEVIFQEITMI from the coding sequence ATGAGCGAATTGACTTACACCCGGTGCGGGGATTACTACATCCCCGACCTGAAACTTTCCGAGCAGCTGGAGGCCCCCATCGGCAAGTATGGCCGTATGCGGCAACGCTACCTGAAGGAACACCGGCCCGGCCTTTACAGCAGCTTGATTTTAAGCGAAAAGCTGTACCCGCACCTGTTGGAGATCGACAGGGCGGCGCGGGAGCGCATGGACGCCATGCTGCCCCGCATGATGGAGGCGGCAGGCGTCACCGAGGAACTGAAATCCCGTGACCCTATGCGGTGGGTGGGGCTGATGAACACGCTGAAAGCACAGGCAGAGGAAGTTATTTTTCAAGAGATAACGATGATTTAA